The Deltaproteobacteria bacterium genome window below encodes:
- a CDS encoding PilZ domain-containing protein yields the protein MTAAATYLEPGSATACDLTPANGGLAAAWYGAGAFDTEAFGAETAMGYDDLALASPPATVAGPCDRGESIVPRLLAVRGDGELYTGDLWTDILEYRRLRMRDLRGEPLEADDRERLLGHEHRLRDIEGGRNRQFLRFRCRQRTWVLLADGALIGATLHDLSAGGAKVEIDGAARLPEGAALALCVEAASPSCNTVLPSRVVWTKPGVCGLMFAGPPRVQS from the coding sequence ATGACCGCCGCCGCGACCTACCTCGAGCCCGGTTCCGCCACCGCCTGCGACCTGACGCCCGCCAACGGGGGTCTCGCCGCGGCCTGGTACGGCGCGGGTGCGTTCGACACCGAGGCCTTCGGTGCAGAGACCGCGATGGGCTACGACGACCTCGCGCTGGCGAGCCCGCCCGCCACCGTCGCGGGGCCGTGCGATCGCGGCGAGAGCATCGTGCCGCGGCTGCTCGCGGTGCGCGGCGACGGCGAGCTCTACACCGGCGATCTGTGGACCGACATCCTCGAGTACCGCCGCCTGCGCATGCGAGATCTTCGGGGCGAGCCGCTCGAGGCCGACGACCGCGAGCGGCTGCTCGGCCACGAGCACCGCCTGCGCGACATCGAGGGCGGACGCAACCGCCAGTTCCTGCGCTTCCGCTGCCGCCAGCGCACCTGGGTGCTGTTGGCCGACGGCGCGCTGATCGGCGCGACGCTCCACGATCTCTCGGCGGGCGGCGCGAAGGTCGAGATCGACGGCGCGGCGCGACTGCCCGAGGGCGCCGCGCTGGCGCTGTGCGTCGAGGCGGCCAGTCCGAGCTGCAACACCGTGCTGCCCTCGCGGGTGGTGTGGACCAAGCCAGGGGTGTGCGGTCTGATGTTCGCGGGCCCGCCACGGGTGCAATCGTGA
- a CDS encoding ABC transporter permease, with protein MKPDDESPGGPLRAARRTLEPREHGILLILWVLSLTGALVLWPDGPAWAGTVGRVGLVAFFALLAWWALTGFSGYEHHTGLRIVRRPRPARSSWMPAVLALAGCVGGLLALYFGIKSAAVVIATAGCATAAMVLLLVRRFAVFASLSIVGIAIGVAALIVVQSVATGFQHEFERRVLGVYAHINVTRAFGISEYRRFETYLRGVDGVVGASPFVYYAMALAPSPRTGEEAELRRATVLVKGIEPATAHEVIDLEDHLRASGRPPVSISALSSDLELQPLPDRSDDKLPAVIAATPDPRGEGWYADALAHWRALPDAEKYGHGRHTEFEFDDGDPWPDAEPTTVVAPGGAQDGDLPTMFVGVTLARELSLEVDDIVTLVDPGAGFDHAEAPEFRRYRIAGVFRAGFQEYDSRLIYVHIRELQWFKYRGKDTVSGVDLRLADPYEAPVVEQELRRTIGDDEYSILEWQKLNANLFQSIRTQKSILTIILSLVSTVAGFNVLAALWTMVVRRTAEIAIMMSMGASEGGVARIFQFAGMTLGAVGAVAGVAFGLVLCALVEFYGYSLDPEVYFIERLPVEISLVQIAGVLSLTMAISFFATVPPSLRAAQLRPVEGLRGE; from the coding sequence GTGAAGCCCGACGACGAATCTCCCGGCGGACCGCTTCGGGCCGCACGCCGCACGCTCGAGCCGCGCGAGCACGGCATCCTGCTGATCCTGTGGGTGTTGTCGCTGACGGGGGCGCTGGTGCTGTGGCCGGACGGCCCCGCGTGGGCGGGAACGGTCGGGCGCGTGGGCCTGGTGGCCTTCTTCGCGCTGCTGGCCTGGTGGGCGCTGACCGGCTTCTCGGGCTACGAGCATCACACCGGCCTGCGGATCGTGCGTCGACCCCGACCCGCGCGTAGCTCGTGGATGCCGGCCGTGCTGGCGCTGGCGGGCTGCGTCGGCGGCCTGCTCGCGCTCTACTTCGGCATCAAGAGCGCGGCGGTCGTGATCGCCACCGCCGGCTGTGCGACGGCGGCGATGGTGCTGCTGCTGGTGCGGCGCTTCGCGGTGTTTGCGAGCCTGTCGATCGTCGGCATCGCGATCGGCGTCGCCGCGCTCATCGTCGTGCAGTCGGTCGCGACCGGGTTCCAGCACGAGTTCGAGCGCCGCGTGCTCGGGGTCTACGCCCACATCAACGTCACCCGCGCGTTCGGCATCTCCGAGTACCGCCGCTTCGAGACCTACCTGCGCGGGGTCGACGGGGTGGTCGGGGCGAGCCCGTTCGTCTACTACGCGATGGCGCTGGCGCCCTCGCCCCGCACCGGTGAGGAGGCCGAGCTGCGGCGGGCGACCGTGCTGGTGAAGGGCATCGAGCCCGCGACCGCCCACGAGGTGATCGACCTCGAGGACCACCTGCGCGCGAGCGGCCGGCCGCCGGTGTCGATCTCGGCGCTGAGCTCCGATCTCGAGCTGCAACCGCTGCCCGATCGCAGCGACGACAAGCTGCCCGCGGTCATCGCCGCGACCCCGGATCCCCGCGGCGAGGGCTGGTACGCCGACGCGCTCGCGCACTGGCGCGCGCTGCCCGACGCCGAGAAGTACGGCCATGGCCGCCACACCGAGTTCGAGTTCGACGACGGCGATCCCTGGCCCGACGCCGAGCCGACCACCGTGGTGGCGCCCGGCGGCGCGCAAGATGGTGATCTGCCGACGATGTTCGTGGGCGTCACGCTCGCGCGCGAGCTCTCGCTCGAGGTCGACGACATCGTGACGTTGGTCGATCCCGGCGCCGGCTTCGATCACGCGGAGGCGCCGGAGTTCCGCCGCTATCGCATCGCGGGGGTCTTCCGCGCCGGCTTCCAAGAGTACGACAGCCGGCTCATCTACGTGCACATCCGCGAGCTGCAGTGGTTCAAGTATCGCGGTAAGGACACCGTCTCCGGCGTCGATCTGCGACTCGCGGATCCGTACGAGGCGCCGGTGGTCGAGCAGGAGCTGCGGCGGACGATCGGCGACGACGAGTACTCGATCCTCGAGTGGCAGAAGCTGAACGCCAACCTGTTCCAGTCGATCCGCACGCAGAAGTCGATCCTCACGATCATCCTCAGCTTGGTGAGCACGGTGGCCGGCTTCAACGTGCTGGCGGCGCTGTGGACGATGGTCGTGCGACGCACCGCGGAGATCGCCATCATGATGTCGATGGGCGCCAGCGAGGGCGGCGTCGCGCGGATCTTCCAGTTCGCCGGCATGACGCTCGGTGCCGTCGGTGCCGTGGCCGGCGTCGCATTCGGGCTGGTGCTGTGCGCGTTGGTCGAGTTCTACGGCTACTCGCTCGACCCCGAGGTCTACTTCATCGAGCGATTGCCGGTCGAGATCAGTCTGGTCCAGATCGCCGGCGTGCTGTCGTTGACCATGGCGATCAGCTTCTTCGCGACCGTGCCACCTTCGCTGCGGGCGGCGCAGCTGCGCCCCGTCGAGGGCCTGCGCGGCGAGTGA
- a CDS encoding ABC transporter permease — translation MPRDAPHDRRLPWALLLLVATRLALRERRPGAGVRRTMWLSLVTTVACAAALLLGVKSLAVAAVLGVASMVALASVVMRAFPLAMAVSVIGIALSCTSLMSALAVTTGFLTEISHTISRFNGHLLLTKYGLDFVEYEAISREVQSDPRVRASSPFAYSMVVLVRDDGRAVAPTAAATAAAPPPDRAAQGDAWDAAIAADAALVEQPAQVRGATAGAGTEPERTAIVVGKGIDPTWASQFSDIASAFGRGDLSGLRPGDWSHPPGLVLGRALREELGVALGDRVRVVVPAQLEGRDDDGDAAPRHVVFELTDELDTGINEIDRNLALMHLTAAQSLFFRAGRVTGIEFELFDGEQATAVADGIAARLPPVYRVSTWRETNAEMFNSLMQIRMVVSIMLGLMGVVGAASLVASLLLVVRRKQHDIGVLLALGCDARGLFWVFEAMGLLAGGVGVLLGLTLGGLYCAVMARYDFALSSDVYPIDHLPIAIAPADMLVPACIAMLLCSIASGPVALMATRVRILAALNRL, via the coding sequence ATGCCCCGCGACGCGCCCCACGATCGCCGACTGCCGTGGGCGCTGCTCTTGCTGGTGGCGACCCGGCTCGCGCTGCGCGAGCGCCGGCCCGGCGCCGGCGTGCGGCGGACGATGTGGCTGTCGCTGGTGACCACGGTCGCCTGCGCCGCGGCGTTGCTGCTGGGGGTCAAGTCGCTGGCGGTGGCTGCGGTGCTCGGGGTCGCGAGCATGGTCGCGCTGGCCTCGGTGGTGATGCGCGCGTTCCCGCTGGCGATGGCGGTCTCGGTGATCGGCATCGCGTTGTCGTGCACGAGCCTGATGTCGGCGCTGGCCGTCACCACCGGCTTCCTCACCGAGATCTCCCACACCATCTCGCGCTTCAATGGCCACCTGTTGCTCACCAAGTACGGGCTCGACTTCGTCGAGTACGAAGCCATCTCGCGCGAGGTGCAGAGCGATCCGCGGGTACGCGCGTCGTCGCCGTTCGCGTACTCGATGGTGGTGCTGGTGCGCGACGACGGTCGCGCGGTGGCTCCGACCGCCGCCGCCACTGCGGCCGCGCCACCGCCCGATCGCGCCGCGCAGGGCGACGCGTGGGACGCCGCGATCGCGGCCGATGCCGCGCTGGTCGAGCAGCCGGCGCAGGTCCGCGGCGCGACCGCGGGCGCCGGAACCGAGCCCGAGCGCACCGCGATCGTCGTCGGCAAGGGCATCGACCCCACCTGGGCGTCGCAGTTCTCGGACATCGCGTCTGCGTTCGGCCGCGGTGATCTCTCGGGCCTACGACCGGGCGACTGGAGTCATCCACCCGGGCTCGTGCTCGGCCGGGCGCTGCGGGAGGAACTCGGCGTGGCGCTCGGCGATCGCGTGCGCGTGGTCGTGCCCGCGCAGCTCGAGGGGCGCGACGATGACGGCGACGCCGCGCCGCGGCACGTGGTCTTCGAGCTCACCGACGAGCTCGACACCGGCATCAACGAGATCGATCGCAATCTCGCGCTCATGCACCTCACGGCCGCGCAGTCGCTGTTCTTCCGCGCGGGCCGCGTGACAGGCATCGAGTTCGAGCTGTTCGACGGCGAGCAGGCCACCGCGGTCGCGGACGGTATCGCGGCCCGCCTGCCGCCGGTCTACCGCGTCAGCACCTGGCGCGAGACCAACGCCGAGATGTTCAACAGCCTCATGCAGATCCGCATGGTCGTGTCGATCATGCTGGGCCTGATGGGGGTGGTCGGCGCGGCATCGTTGGTCGCGAGCTTGTTGCTGGTGGTGCGGCGCAAGCAACACGACATCGGGGTGTTGCTCGCGCTCGGCTGCGACGCGCGGGGGCTGTTCTGGGTCTTCGAGGCCATGGGCCTGCTCGCCGGCGGCGTGGGCGTGTTGCTGGGGCTGACGCTGGGTGGGCTGTACTGCGCGGTGATGGCCCGCTACGACTTCGCGCTGTCGAGCGACGTGTATCCCATCGATCATCTGCCGATCGCGATCGCCCCGGCCGACATGCTGGTGCCGGCGTGCATCGCGATGCTGTTGTGTTCGATCGCCAGCGGGCCGGTGGCGCTGATGGCCACCCGCGTTCGCATCCTGGCCGCGCTCAATCGCCTCTGA
- a CDS encoding tetratricopeptide repeat protein, giving the protein MRATMLALVMASMFPFGCDRTPKEDPADAQAKLQSDLKAAAAFTRNNKPKDAEKLYADILAKQPDEPQALAGLARLRLSADKVDEALSMIDKSIAGAGEDAAVHSLRGEILAKKGDHAEAAAAFGKAFTLAPEKSEYGLPYGVQLKLAKKYDDAEKVLRQVAELDPMAQFVYTELGDVMRAQDRLDDALKTYMKALSMWASDKMAHAGAAQVYEAKGDIRHALDEWSTYVRMDCCSPYSVDVAKKRILALQAASNGEDGGGGAAPGGTPPAQPG; this is encoded by the coding sequence ATGCGCGCCACCATGCTCGCGTTGGTGATGGCCTCGATGTTCCCCTTCGGGTGCGACCGCACGCCCAAGGAGGACCCCGCCGACGCCCAGGCCAAGCTGCAATCCGATCTCAAGGCGGCCGCCGCCTTCACGCGCAACAACAAGCCCAAGGACGCGGAGAAGCTCTACGCCGACATCCTCGCCAAGCAGCCCGACGAGCCGCAGGCGCTGGCCGGGCTCGCGCGCCTGCGACTGTCGGCCGACAAGGTCGACGAGGCGCTGTCGATGATCGACAAGTCCATCGCCGGGGCGGGCGAGGACGCGGCGGTGCATTCGCTGCGCGGCGAGATCCTCGCCAAGAAGGGCGACCACGCCGAGGCTGCCGCGGCATTCGGCAAGGCGTTCACGCTCGCGCCCGAGAAGAGCGAGTACGGCCTGCCCTACGGTGTGCAGCTCAAGCTCGCCAAGAAGTACGACGACGCCGAGAAGGTCCTGCGCCAGGTGGCCGAACTCGACCCGATGGCGCAGTTCGTCTACACCGAGCTGGGCGACGTCATGCGGGCACAGGACCGCCTCGACGACGCCCTCAAGACGTACATGAAGGCGCTGTCGATGTGGGCCTCCGACAAGATGGCCCACGCCGGCGCTGCCCAGGTCTACGAGGCCAAGGGCGACATCCGCCACGCACTCGACGAGTGGTCGACCTACGTGCGCATGGACTGTTGCTCGCCCTACTCGGTCGACGTGGCCAAGAAGCGCATCCTCGCGCTGCAGGCGGCCTCGAACGGTGAGGACGGCGGCGGCGGTGCGGCGCCCGGGGGCACACCGCCGGCGCAGCCGGGCTGA